A stretch of the Leptolyngbya sp. CCY15150 genome encodes the following:
- a CDS encoding helix-turn-helix domain-containing protein encodes MSTPNLLTEYLLFLSMDTYRSRLSETVARLRGDRSIRRFAKDLGVSFPAARSWEEEESFPNLKNLEKIAQLDGKTLEEFLEYLRGDDWIAPNEITVAEDLLGFIEHLPKSEKVRLAQLLIAEVAKPEEQKQ; translated from the coding sequence ATGTCTACCCCCAACCTTTTGACCGAGTACCTACTGTTTTTGTCTATGGACACCTATCGCTCACGCCTGTCGGAGACGGTGGCGCGGCTCCGAGGCGATCGCTCCATCCGCCGCTTTGCTAAAGATTTGGGGGTCAGCTTTCCCGCCGCCAGGTCGTGGGAGGAGGAGGAGTCCTTCCCCAATCTGAAAAACCTAGAGAAGATCGCCCAGTTGGATGGCAAGACTTTAGAGGAGTTTCTAGAGTATTTGCGGGGCGATGATTGGATTGCTCCAAATGAGATCACCGTTGCTGAGGATCTGTTGGGATTCATCGAACATCTCCCTAAGTCTGAGAAGGTACGTTTGGCTCAATTGCTAATAGCTGAAGTGGCAAAACCGGAGGAGCAAAAACAGTAG